A window of the Sardina pilchardus chromosome 21, fSarPil1.1, whole genome shotgun sequence genome harbors these coding sequences:
- the LOC134069271 gene encoding uncharacterized protein LOC134069271 isoform X2: MMFVLLILMLSRVSDVQGEPLYIQLMPDVTGNRFLFKQITQHGERGIFRYSKNNILFSNESFSSSVKQRLHFTAMNGTITINPATERDSGTYRVEIIRDNEGESLKEIAFQMIIHALGEQSPATSTNRNITSACLSVILLCGAVGVLYACKRRTNTHKPAETTELENSVVSTLTRPPEQENAEIIELEYYDVSPLWKKQPEQEASCKEKDLADKVYANVGHGE, translated from the exons ATGATGTTTGTCCTTCTCATACTGATGTTATCAAGAGTTTCAGATG TCCAAGGAGAACCTCTTTATATACAATTGATGCCTGATGTCACTGGGAATCGGTTCCTATTTAAACAAATAACCCAGCATGGTGAAAGAGGGATATTCAGATATAGCAAAAACAATATTCTGTTCTCCAATGAGTCTTTCAGTTCATCTGTGAAACAGAGATTGCACTTTACTGCTATGAATGGGACTATAACTATAAACCCAGCAACAGAAAGAGACTCAGGAACATATCGAGTGGAGATCATCAGAGATAATGAAGGGGAAAGTCTGAAAGAAATCGCATTTCAGATGATTATCCACG CTCTAGGTGAACAAAGCCCTGCAACGTCCACTAATAGGAATATAACATCAGCTTGTCTTAGTGTGATCCTGCTGTGTGGGGCTGTGGGAGTGCTCTATGCCTGCAAGaggagaacaaacacacacaaaccag CTGAGACTACTGAACTAGAGAACTCTGTTGTGTCTACCCTGACAAGACCACCAGAACAGGAGAATG CCGAGATAATTGAACTGGAGTACTATGATGTGTCTCCACTGTGGAAAAAGCAACCGGAACAAGAAGCAAGTTGCAAAGAGAAGGACCTTGCGGACAAAGTGTATGCTAATGTTGGACATGGAGAGTGA
- the LOC134069271 gene encoding uncharacterized protein LOC134069271 isoform X1: MMFVLLILMLSRVSDGHKYVCEVGLIKSASCFGVQGEPLYIQLMPDVTGNRFLFKQITQHGERGIFRYSKNNILFSNESFSSSVKQRLHFTAMNGTITINPATERDSGTYRVEIIRDNEGESLKEIAFQMIIHALGEQSPATSTNRNITSACLSVILLCGAVGVLYACKRRTNTHKPAETTELENSVVSTLTRPPEQENAEIIELEYYDVSPLWKKQPEQEASCKEKDLADKVYANVGHGE; this comes from the exons ATGATGTTTGTCCTTCTCATACTGATGTTATCAAGAGTTTCAGATG GTCATAAGTATGTCTGTGAGGTAGGCCTAATCAAATCTGCTTCATGTTTTGGAGTCCAAGGAGAACCTCTTTATATACAATTGATGCCTGATGTCACTGGGAATCGGTTCCTATTTAAACAAATAACCCAGCATGGTGAAAGAGGGATATTCAGATATAGCAAAAACAATATTCTGTTCTCCAATGAGTCTTTCAGTTCATCTGTGAAACAGAGATTGCACTTTACTGCTATGAATGGGACTATAACTATAAACCCAGCAACAGAAAGAGACTCAGGAACATATCGAGTGGAGATCATCAGAGATAATGAAGGGGAAAGTCTGAAAGAAATCGCATTTCAGATGATTATCCACG CTCTAGGTGAACAAAGCCCTGCAACGTCCACTAATAGGAATATAACATCAGCTTGTCTTAGTGTGATCCTGCTGTGTGGGGCTGTGGGAGTGCTCTATGCCTGCAAGaggagaacaaacacacacaaaccag CTGAGACTACTGAACTAGAGAACTCTGTTGTGTCTACCCTGACAAGACCACCAGAACAGGAGAATG CCGAGATAATTGAACTGGAGTACTATGATGTGTCTCCACTGTGGAAAAAGCAACCGGAACAAGAAGCAAGTTGCAAAGAGAAGGACCTTGCGGACAAAGTGTATGCTAATGTTGGACATGGAGAGTGA